Within Anopheles ziemanni chromosome 2, idAnoZiCoDA_A2_x.2, whole genome shotgun sequence, the genomic segment CCGACCAGAATATCCTGTGCGCCATTCACGACTGCCTGGAAACCGGATCCGCAAAGCCGGTTCACACCCAGCGCTGGCCGTTCGATCGGAATGCCACATCCGAGCGAGACGTGACGAGGAAGGAAAGCTCCGTCCGTTGACGACAGAACCAGCACCTGTCCGATGTTAACAGTATCGACCTGTTCCGGCTTCAGCCCAGCGGCATCGAGAGCTGCCTTGGCCGCCACCGTTTGCAGCTGGGTAGCATTGGTGTTCTTAAACGCCCCACCGAAAGTACCGAAGGCAGTTCGCTTGGCTGCTACAATAAAGACGCCtgtataaattaaataaaatgagaAAAGAGAACAATCAGATCGAATCAGATAACGATGGACATCAGGAACATTCCGttcgacaaacaaaaaacgctCTTTCCCTCAACCATCAGGATTATCACCATTGGCCTATTAAAATACTCTTGCCTTGGAAGGAGACGAATTGTACCACAGTCCCACTGTTTCTTATCAACCTGTCTCTAGTATGTTTTACACCGGCCAGCGATATCAACACCACTCCATTACCCGCTAACAATCTGTGAATGTTTGCGGTGATAAACCTGGGCAGCCGAAAAATTTTCACAAGTCATGTGTTTTCCTTCGACCTGCCATTTTAAGCCTTTTACGTCGAAAAGTATGAAAAAGAATggaattaaaacatttgttgtcagcatagttgttttttttctgcggaTGCTGGCattaaaaggaaaggaaaataacgATGCTACTTTCTCTACGTCATTGATCGGACTTTGACCCCGCGAAGTTGTTCACGCGAAGGTAGATGATAACTTATGATCAAAGTCCACGCTAAACCCGGAACAAGCACTACTATTGATGATATTAAGCAAAATGTAAGTCAATTATAACTATTACTTGAAGTAAGTAAAGTTTTGTACAGCATACAAACAGCAACGGCAATGATATTTACCTTTCGTAAGTGCTGCCATGTTGGAGGAAACCTTACGGTGATATGAATCGTtttacgaaaaacaaaactgtacaCAATGACGATGCAAAAACTGGAGGATAACACTTAAATAGCTAaaagatttttaattttaactatTTAAACACCAAGCGCGATCCGCCGACGGTGACCTCCAAAGAACGAATGAATAGTAATATTTACGATGCAATTCACAACACCGGCAACTTCATTTTAAATGAACATACCAGCTGTCAAAGTTGATGTTCATCTCGTATCACAagatttttacatttcaaatttttatcttatttCCAACATAAATTTAACTGCGACCCAAAAGTACGGTTTCAGTTTGTTAAGATCACCATCATTTGGTTCTTTGAATGACCACTATACTATAGTACTATAGTATTTCCTAGAAGAAATTTATCAGTATAAATACTCGATGTCTTTTTAACGTACGTATtgcactttttatttatcattttagTTAATTTTGGATCTCATCCGGCCCAAGCTTGTTTGTAGAATCATTTAATGTAGTTGCTAATATGTTCTTTTGAGTTATCGCAATGTCTTAGGTACTTTTTTATAACAAATTCAATGCCCACCCATCTGCACATGTTCGGATGGTGGTCCACTTTTCTGATCTCCACACACAGCTAATGCAAGCGTTTGGTcaatctgtttgtttttgcacttTCGTATatgttgttttagtttatactaaatgaagaaaaaatccccTTCGGTCGTTGAAAGCCCcgtatgaaaaagaaaaattacctCGTGTCCCCCGGCAATACGCTCATTAATTTCACTAGTAGTACTTATTTTGTTCTGATCTCACGTGTCTTCCCAGTTGCCCTATCCACTCAGAACGTTGGAACCTTAAGCATAACCCCTACCCGGTTTGTCTAGTTTGTATATCGTCCATCACCATCTCCAGCTGAAAGGTCACAGGACCATATCTACTCGGCAGCATTGACAGTTTCCGCTATTCGTTGCTGATCGAAAACTCTCGGTTGAGCGTCTCCAGATCCCGGTTATCGATTGCTGGCTGCAAATCTTGACGATTCATCAGCGACAACACCATGCGCAGCGTAGTCCAGATCGTGGTGGACATCTGGTTCGCTGGGGAGGCCACATTCAAACCGGATCGTGCAATCGAAGTGGCCTGATGGTTGAGTGCCGTCAGCAAATGTTCCGCCGCTTCCCGGTAAGCCTTCAGGTTGATGCAGATGATGCCCACGTTATAGCGTGCTCGAATGAAGCCCGGCTGAATGGACAGTGCACGCTGGTACGCTTCGACCGCTTCAACCGATCGATTCCCGTTGGCCAAACTTGCACCAAGTCGATTCCAAGCCTTGGAGCTATCGGGGCGCACCTGTACTGCGGCCTGGAAACAATCGACCGCTTTGTCGTACTCGGAGGAAAGATTAAACAATACCCCAAGTGCTTCCTGTATGTCCGCGTCGATTTCGTTGGGCGATTGCTGCACCGCCTTGATGAACAGTTCCTGCACTTGCTGTAAGTTCGGGCCACCCATCAGCGAGCTAGCGAGCGGTGACTCTTGCGCCTGCACCATCTCGGGCGGAACTAATGCTTCGTACTTTCCGTTACACTTCATCCACCGCACCAACATCCGAAGTGCCTGATTCTGCATGCTCTCGTTCGTGTACGACACCGCCAGGGCCATCAGCACCGGAGCGTTGTTGGGATTGAACGAGAGTGCCTTATTAAGCGCGGCAATCGCATTCggatctttttcgttttccgccTGAGAAAACCCAAGCAGTTCCCAAATTTCCGGATTCTCCGGATCGTGCTTGACGGCCGCCTCGAAGCAAAGTACAGCGCTCGGGATGTCCCCTTGGGCAAGGAATGCTTTACCCTTCGCGAACGCATTCTCTATGTCCTGCATCGGGTTCTCCTCGTCAAACTTGTACTCCTTGTAGGGATCATAGTAGTCGGAAAATTCCGACAGCCACGGATGCTGACCCTCGCTTTCCGACAGCGTGCGCCACTCGTCCTGCAGGCGCTCCCAAAATTGCTTGTTATAGTTATCGGATGCCTCATCTTGTTCTCGCTTGTCCGCCTCAAATGCCTTCGCCCAGTCATCGTCCGCCCGTTGCTCCTCCTCGTCCTGTTCCTTCTGCACGTTTGCCTCGGTAGGCTGTTGCTGCAAATGTTCCTCTTTACCCTTTGAGGAGCTTGCCTCCAACTCGTCGAAACGATTCTCCCACACGCTGCTGGACACCTGGCCTCCGTGAATGCGAATATTGCCGGCTCTAACATTGCTCATAAATCGTAAAAACTGCAAATTACAAACATAATCAACTTCCAGCCGCATTAACGAATTTTTTTACTCGGCATAAGCTTACCTCACTCTGATTCATTCGTTCGTTGTTAAGCGTTCGAGCGGCATAACCTTCCGCTAACATTTCTCCTGCCGCCTGCCTAATGGAGGTCCCTTCGGGCTCCATCGATGTTGGGTCGTGTACATCAAAAAAGTCCTTCGTGTAGAGGATATTGTTAGGTCCCACGTTTACTGCGCCCTGTATCGGAGTGAGATGTGACTGTGACCAAACCTGCACagatagaaacaaaaacatgattAATCACGGTCGCAATCCTTTCCTGACCGCGAATGGTTATGCTTACACTCGAAAGTTTACTTTCCGCTCTCGCTTGGGCAGCCTCACTGTGAAACTGTTCCACCCAAGCGGTACCTCCGCTGGCCACCGTATCGATTACTGCCGGTCCCGGTACGATTTGCTGCTGCCGATGAAAGTTCTGTGCGTCGATCTCACGCATCTCCTTCAACAGCACGTCCATCCGGAAGGACTGGGGTGCCGGAGCAATCTGTCCCATAAACTCGTTCACCAACTCACGATCGCCCCCGGCGAAGGAACTCCGACCGCCAGCCAACCCTTCATCCTGGAAGGCAACATCGCGGCGCACCGCTCGGCCCAGATTCATCAACGGATTCGCCCCTCCACATTCCGGTTCGACGAGCTCTTTGAAAGACATCTTCGTACGCAGTCTTTAACTTGCTCCTCTTATCGAACTCGGAAGGTTTACTCGAAGCAGATTATTGTCACCGA encodes:
- the LOC131284215 gene encoding peroxisomal targeting signal 1 receptor, whose translation is MSFKELVEPECGGANPLMNLGRAVRRDVAFQDEGLAGGRSSFAGGDRELVNEFMGQIAPAPQSFRMDVLLKEMREIDAQNFHRQQQIVPGPAVIDTVASGGTAWVEQFHSEAAQARAESKLSSVWSQSHLTPIQGAVNVGPNNILYTKDFFDVHDPTSMEPEGTSIRQAAGEMLAEGYAARTLNNERMNQSEFLRFMSNVRAGNIRIHGGQVSSSVWENRFDELEASSSKGKEEHLQQQPTEANVQKEQDEEEQRADDDWAKAFEADKREQDEASDNYNKQFWERLQDEWRTLSESEGQHPWLSEFSDYYDPYKEYKFDEENPMQDIENAFAKGKAFLAQGDIPSAVLCFEAAVKHDPENPEIWELLGFSQAENEKDPNAIAALNKALSFNPNNAPVLMALAVSYTNESMQNQALRMLVRWMKCNGKYEALVPPEMVQAQESPLASSLMGGPNLQQVQELFIKAVQQSPNEIDADIQEALGVLFNLSSEYDKAVDCFQAAVQVRPDSSKAWNRLGASLANGNRSVEAVEAYQRALSIQPGFIRARYNVGIICINLKAYREAAEHLLTALNHQATSIARSGLNVASPANQMSTTIWTTLRMVLSLMNRQDLQPAIDNRDLETLNREFSISNE